CGCGGACCGCTGAATGTCGTGAATGCGCTCCACGACGGTATCTAACGTGGAGATCATCAGCTGATGCATGGTCGCGGGGGTCGTCCCCCTCGACGAAAAACGGCTCATAGCCATAGCCTCGCATCAAGTCGGCGAGCTGTTCGCTGGTGATTCGCGCCAGCACGGTCGGATTGGCAATCTTAAAACGGTTCAGATGCAAAATGGGAAGGACGGCACCGTCCGTTACCGGGTTAAGGAACTTGTTCGAGTGCCAAGCCGTGGCCAGCGGCCCGGTTTCGGCTTCTCCGTCGCCAACGACGCATGCCGCGATCAACTCCGGATTGTCGAACGCAGCGCCGAAAGCGTGACTTAACGAGTATCCCAGCTCACCGCCTTCGTGGATCGATCCCGGAGTTTCAGGGGCCACATGGCTTGGTATCCCGCCAGGAAATGAGAACTGCTTAAACAGCTTTGCCATTCCTGCTTCGTCTTGAGTGACGTCAGGATAATGTTCTGTATAGGAGCCTTCTAAGTAGGTATTCGCCACCAGCCCGGGCCCCCGTGGCCCGGGCCGGAAATGTAAATCATGTTTAGCGCGTACTTGTTGATCACTCGGTTGAGATGCGCATAGACGAAATTTTGACCTGGCGTGGTACCCCAGTGCCCGAGCAGCCGCCGCTTGATGTGTTCTGGTGCAAGAGGCTCGCGTAGTAGAGGGTTGCTGCGAAGATAGATTTGTCCCACCGAGAGATAATTGGCTGCGCGCCAATAGGCATCCAACAAGGCTACGGGATCATCGGAGCGATCGGTTGGAGTCATACGCGACCACCTTTCTTTCGGGTGATTGTAAGTCAGGAGGTCATGCTCGCTCGTTGCCTGACCAGTCCACGGACATAATGCGACGACAACTGTTCAGCTAGTGGCTCGGCGGCGGTTCTCCCAGCGATAGAAGCCATGTTTGGCGACTTCCACAGTTCCCGCGTACGCGACAACGATTGTCGAAATACCCAGGAGAATTTTTGGCGGCAATGGGGCGAACCCGGCGGCGCTCGCCCAGGGCAGGCAAGTGAGTAACGCGGCGCCCAATATGACTACAGCGTTCGAAGCAGATAACCATCGCCCAGGAAGGCTTTGCCAACAAGGTCTTCGCGTTCTTACCACCAGAACGACAAGGCAGGCCGACACCAGAGACTCAAGAAACCACGCAGCACGAAATAACTCATTGCTGACTCCCATCGCCATCAAAAAGCCAAACGTTATGAAGTCGAAGATGGAGCTGATCGATCCGAACACGACCATAAATCGGCGAATGAAGGCAATATCCCAACGACGCGGCGCGGCGAGGAGTTCGTCGTCTACGTGGTCGTTTGCGATGGCCATCTCAGGAAAATCAGTCATCAGATTCAAAAGTAAAATCTGTTGTGGCAAGAGCGGCAGAAATGGCAGGAATAAAGAAGCGCCGGCCATGCTGAACATGTTGCCAAAGTTTGCGCTAGTTGCCATGAACACGTATTTGAGCGTGTTGGCGAACGTTTCTCGGCCCGCTCGAATGCCCGCCGCCAAAACATTAAGATCGCGCTGCAGCAGCACGATATCTGCAGCCTCTTTGGCGACGTCAACCGCCTGGTCGACGGATATGCCAACGTCCGCGGCATGCAACGCGGTGGCGTCGTTGATTCCGTCTCCTAAATAACCAACCACGGCGCCGGCCTGCTTTAGAGCCAGAATTATTCGCTCCTTCTGATTTGGCTCGATTTCCGCAAAGACATTGGTTTCGTCCACCCGTCTGAGGAATGCTTCATCGCGGAGTTGACGAATCTCACTACCTGTGAGCATCGATGGGCTAGCAAGTCCCACTTGCCGGGCTACGTGCTTCGCGACATGGCGATTGTCGCCAGTGATCATTTTTAAGCGGACCCAAGCGAGTCGATGCGTGATATCGCTTCGACTATGCCATCTTTGGGCGGATCCTCCAGGACTAAGAATCCCACGAAAACCATATCGCACTCCAACTCGACTGCCTGTCCATACTGCGGAACTCGCTTTTCATAATGGCGTTTCGCGAGTGCGAGGGTGCGAAAGCCCTGTTCGCTCAGCTCTCGGTAGACTCGACTAATTTCCGCTTCGTGCACTGCCAGCTCGACGCAAGTTCCGTCGCGCAGCCTAACCCGCGAGCATACGCTCAGCACATTGTCCACCGCACCCTTGGTGATGAGCTGATACTCACCACCGAATTCGACGAGAACGCTGAGGCGTTTCCTGATGAAGTCGTAGGGACTTTCGCCGATTTTTCGGTAGGCGGACGGATCGAAGCTCAGGCGCTTCCGAATCGCTTCATCGATGGGATTTCTAAAACCAGTCTGTAAAGCCGCGTTGATCGTCGCTGCGCGGAGTGTGGCGTCACATAAACGTCCAAGGGGATCAAGCGCCGAGTGAACGTTAACGATTCCAGTCGTCAGCGTCCCCGTTTTATCGCTGCATAGAACATTCATACTCCCGAAGTTCTCGATAGATGACAGTCGCCTAACAATCACCTTGAGTGCGGCCATGCGTCTTGCGCCCTGTGCGAGATTAACGCTGATAATCGCCGGGAGTAGCTGGGGAGTCAGTCCGATAGCCAACGCCAACGCGAACATCAACGATTCCAGCACGTCTCGTTTGCATAGAACGTTTACGGTGAAAATCACGAGAAGTAGGGCCGTCGTCGCCTCCAGTAAGAGATTGCCAAGGTGGCGGATTCCGCGCTCGAACTCAGTCTCTGGGGGCTGCCGTTGGAGCTGACGGGAGATTCGGCCGAATTCCGTGACATTACCTACATGAACCACTAACGCCTTACCAACGCCGCTGACGACATGCGTTCCAGCAAACACGGTGTTATTGCGTTGCGACAGTGGAGTATCCGCCGGAAGTACTCCGGGTATTTTCTCAACAGGAAAGGATTCGCCTGTCAAGGACGCTTCGTCGACGAGGAGATCCCTGCTCTCGATGAGCAAGCCGTCGCCTGGTATGGTCGATCCAGCAGTTAGCTCAATGACATCTCCTGGGACGACTCTGTCGGAGGGAAGTTCAACACGCCTTCCCTCGCGAAGGATGACGCACTTCGTCGATACGAGAGCGAGCAACCTTTCCATGGCTCCAGCGGCGCCATTCTCTTGCCAGAAGCTGAGGAATGCGCCTGCCATGACAATTCCCAGGACCATGAGAGCGTCTGCGTGGTCGTGCGCTAAGACTGACAACGCAGCTGCTCCAAGCAGCAAGATGGTAATGGGGCTCTTCAACTGCGCAAGAAATAGTCGCAGGCGTCGATACTGCTTTCGAGCGGGATGACTCGTTTTTCGAGCTTTGTAACGAGCGCGAGAGAGAGATTCGGACAGGCCGTTGCGATCGCTCTGCAGCAACCGCAGCTGCTCGTCGAGAGGCCTGACCCAGTACGCTTCAGCGATCACGCCGTTGCTCATTTAACCGACCATGCTGAGGCGGCTTGTGTAGTGGATGGCTAGAATATAACCTCAGGCGCGTACGGTGGCCGCAACTTCTTAAAGTATGGGCATTCGCGGAAAGGAGCACGGCGTACTGAGCTTACATTTGAAAAGCCCGGCGCAGGCCATCGGCATCAGTCGAGATGCCGTAAAAAATCCTCGCCAGTGCCGATGCGTAGCTGAGGATATTTGCTCGAAAAGTCGCGCCCCGTCGGGGACTCGTTGTTAGAAAGCTCAAGCAGATCCTTATCCCAGCTGACAAGCCAATCTGCTGCGGCCTCAATAGCTAGATTGATATACTTGGTGTCCTTCGGGTCTCGCTCCAAATGATAATGCGACGGTACAAGAGGATAGAAGCGAGCGAGCGACAGCAAGTGATCCAAGAAGAAGTCAACGGCGGCCTGGGTAAGCGCCGGAAACTTGTCGAGATGCTCTGGGCGAGTTAGGACGTCGCGGATCTCCACGACGATTTCTCGACTCAACGCTAGGGTTACCGCTCGCGCGTCAATCAACTGAAATAGGCGTGAGCCCCTGTCGGGTCGAGCCGCCGCACGGAAAAAGAGCATGCAATCGTAGACGACAATTACGCGCTCTTTTTGGGGTGGCTCTCCTGCCATACCTTATCTCGCAAGCCTTCGTAGAAGGAGTCTAATTCGTCGTCGGACATTCCGCTGTCAGAGACGGCCTGGCGGAAGGAGGCGAGCACTTCGTCCAACGACGTAGACATCAAGGCGCTGCTGAGAAGCTTCTCCGCGTGCCGCTCCGGTTCCTCGCCGCAAGCCTTTGCCTTGGCGATTAGGCGAGCCTCCGCGTCAGGAGTAAGCGATAGATGAAGTTGAGTAGCCATATAGTTATTCTACTACAGCTTGAAGGGGAAGGCCAGGAAAACCTGTCCCTCCCGAATGTCGCTTCTTCTAGGCGGCCAAGGCCGAAGCCTGAAGGGAATCCTTCTGCTCGTGCTCAGCAATCCAATCAGCGGCTTTACGGCTGACGGAAATAAGCTCTTCGACGTTGCGAGAGAAATAGTTTTTCGAATAGCCGGTACGCTCAGTCGACGCGCTTTTCCAGGACCGGGACAGCGTAAAGTCGAAATAAGCGAACCCTGAAGGACCCTGTCGCTTCCATATCGAGGCGGCGATGGCGCCTTCTCGAATGATGTGCACTGGGTCTCTAGGTTCTTGACTCTTCCGTTCGGAAGAGATTGATGTAGTTTCAGTTTCAATAGTCATAAGCGTTCTCCTATAGAACAATGGTTTAGGAGACGATCCTGACACAGATTCAGTCCTTACTCAAACTTATCTTAAGTAGGGCGGGTAAGCCAAATTAGACGGAAGTGGCGCTAAGTCCCGCGTAGTCACCAGCCCGCTGGCGCGTGCTGCGCGCTCAAACCGGTGGGGGCGTCTACTTGGGAGCCTTCAATCGGAGGTGGAGTCGTCAGTGGCGAACGCTCCGTCTTAACTCGCGAATTCTGCCAGCAGATCGTGGTGGGATTCATAGATAGCTCCGGTGCGTTTTGAGCGAATACCCCCGATCTCGATCGCGTCTGCGTCGTCGGCGTTGAACAACACAACTGAGTGACGGTATCCGTCGCCTGCACGCCGATCCGCGCACAAGCCGTCTATACGATCGCCGCGACGAAAGGATCACTCGCGGCGAAGTGGAAAGAATTACGATTCTTGGTTGAGCCAATTACCGCGATGCTGCTTTCGCGGGGACTTAGCTCTAGATTGAACCTGCGATGCCAATGATTCTGAGTGTCGTTATGAAACCGACCTACGGCTTCACACGCCCAACTCCAGCAAGCGGATCGTCCTCGCGGTCGTCAGTGTCGTGTGTCTGATCGGCAGCGCGGCTGGGCAAATACGCGATCCCGAACATCCGAGCATCATCTTCAGACCAGGGACGGATCTCACATCGCGCGCTGTCGATTAGTTTGAATCGCTCAACATGTGAATCTGCTTGCGGCAAGCGTTCTTTCAAATCCTTTGGCGAGTGGTGAGCCGTCCAGCACCCTAGCGATCCGTTCATGTAGATACCATGCACGCCTGAACTATGGAGGTTCGCTTCGGGAAGCTTTGTAGAAATGCTCTGGCGGGACGACGTACTCAGCACCTCCCACATGACCGTCTGATTCGACGAACGCCTGGCGTTGGCCGATCGAACGACTCGCCCATTGCGCGGTTTCATGGCTCTTTAGGTGCAGATAGAGACGATTTCCGCATTGGGCGACAAACGCTTCGCCCTGCTCACGGCCGTATACATTGTAGAGCGCCCCGATATCCTGGAATCCGAGCACCGAAACACACCCCTTGCTTCGCGCCCGTAGGACGAGAGAGTCGATACCCTGCAGCTCCCCCGCCTCGGTAAGCTCGTCCAGATAAAGCCAAGTCCGGCTGTCACTATTTTCGGGGGATGAAAGAATCTCCTTAGAGAGTCGATCGACGAACAAACTTGCCAAACGATTGATCTCCGCGCGTGCAGGTTCGTAGTTGCCAAGCACAATGATCGATGGTTCATGCAACCAACGCTTGACGGAAATGCTTGCCGACGCTCCGTCCCAGCAGGCAGCGATTGTTTTATAGGGGCGCAGCTTGGAGACTATGGTTGAGAGGAGATTGCCATGGCCGCGCGGACCGATTTTGTCGAGCACCGCTTGTACCGATTCGTAAGAGTCCTGATTCTTCGCGGCGACTTGTTCGATCCGCTCGATTGACTGCATTACGAGCAGCAATTGTCGAAACGTCCATCGTCCTGGGCATACCCTAATAAATACTTCCAACACAGCGGCTAAAAGCAATCGTGGGGCGTCTTCAAAATACGGTTGGCTAGCCCTCGAACTCTTCGGGATCAGATACTCCGCGAACGTCTCAGCGACTGGGATACTGTCGATGTCCTTCGCTAGATCCCACGCAACGCCCCTCTGGTCAAACGGATTAAAGATATACACGGGGCAATATAATACCATACCTGCGAGCACTTGTACGGCATCTTGCTTAGAATCGTAAACGAGCGCTCGGCAATTTGAGCCCGGCCGAATTAACGGCAATTGATCCTTGCATCAACATGCGAATGTCGCTTCGTTTCCCGCCAGCGACAGGACGAAGTCGGAGCTATGCCACTGATCGGCGATCTGTCCCGATCGAGGGAAGCCTGTAGGCCGCACTAGTTCCCACCGCGCATCGTCTGTAGAACTCGCCCAGCCTGTTGTGACTTCGTGAACGAAGCTGTGCTCAGAAGCGAAGATTCCTAAATCTCCGCCACCCGCACGCCACTGTTGCAACCGATCGCAAGCGTGGAACAGCCTGACTAGTGCGGGCTTATATCGTTCCACCTGCGATACGCTGACCGGTCCCATCCTTGGGCCGATGAGAAAGATCGCCATCAGCTCGACGCGAACGATCATTTTTCCTTCCCCGTCGCGCCCGCAGAGTGGCGGAGATCGGAAATACGTTTAATTAGCGCCTCCATCAGGGTCAGCGCCTTGTCGGCAGGAGCGTTATCGGGCGGAGTACCAGGTCGGGTGCTGCTTGGCTGCGACGAGTGGCCTGCGAATGGCGGCTTGTTGATCATCTCCCATTTGGCCAAGGCATCGCCAATCGACGTCGGCGGGTCCTGCTTCCACTGCTCAACAAACTTATCGATCCTATCTGACATCGACATCGTACTGCTCCGCACAATTCTTTTGCGAGATCGCTTTCGCCCTGCTGGTCGATTGCGGCGCCGGCAGGTACCACACGAGCCGACTAGATGATACCGTGGCCCTATCTACCTGCAAGTATTTCGGTCGAAATATCTCGACGCTCTCTCATGATTGCCCCGTAGCGAGAAACTTACAGCTTCTGAATGCGCCGGCCAGCACTCGCTAAGAAACGGACTATTACGATTTTAATCGCTGTGGATGTGATTGAACGTTTTGTCGCCGAATACGACGTTCCCTTCCGTTATGACGAAGCGACTGGGGAATTGTGGCGATTAGGCTGTTTTTCGCTGCGTTTTGACAAAGCGTCACTAGCCGATAGGGAAGTCGCCGTAGGTGCGTATTACTGTGCGATGGTTCGCGAAGACGTGAACCTGCAGCTCGCCGAGGGGTTGCAACTGCTGCGTAGATCGCAAGAGTTGGCCGCTGACCTGAAGAGCGAGGCAGGCCGCCTGTCAGCATTTGGTTGCTACGCGCTCGCCAGATGGTTTGACGCGAAAGGTCGGTTGCTCTATCGGTGCGGCAATCACGCGTTAGCTCAGGTCGCGTTTCGCGAGGCCAATGGGCTCGTCGAGCAGGGGATCCGTCGCGGTCTTGCGGGCGTCTCGCGATGTTTGGCCGATATTCAGAGCAATCAAATTCGCAACGAGTTTGAACTCACGCGACAGTCGGGTACGGAGGCTAGTAAAGCAGAGGCGTGCCGCAAACGGTTAAAGCAGTCGATCGAATCGGCGGAAGTCTGCCTCAGCTGTGGTCCGTCGGAGTACGCGGCGATCGAAATCACTCGAGGGTTAATTAGCTGCCTTCACAACTGGCTCAGCTGCGTGCACGTCGATTCACGTCCCCATTCCAAGTGAGGAAGAAACGGTTCGGAATAAGCTCCAGCACCTGCTTCACGACGAAATGGACGTCTATCGAAGCGCTCAATTCAAGAATTGGATTGCGGGATCTGCGAGAAAGCACGACCAAGACAAGGCTAGAAAGTTTTACAACGAACTGCTAGACAGCCCCTGGAATCGAGGAAGATTCTTTGCGAAGCAAAATCTAGCGGACATGGATCGTGACGGCGCTCAACTCGTTGAGCTGTGCGAAGAGATCGAAGATGAGCAAAGAAAGAACGGCGGTATCGACGCGTCGGATATCGAACGGTTCAACTGGACCTTGCAGCTGGCAGAGCAGGTCCTAAGCGGAAACTTGGCGCACCAGGACAGGCTGACGAGGCTCCAAAGCTCGATTATCGAAACGATCTCCCAGGTCGTGTCCGTAGCCACCTACATGCCCGTCTTCGAGAAACGGCTGCGGCCGAGAATCCGCAACCTCGCACGGCAGCGGCTGGTGAAGTGGAGAGAGAAGATGACCTCGTCGACGAAGCTCAGCAGCGAAGCCTTCGATAACCTCGTCGATGAACTTGAGCGATTCGCGGCCCGCGAGGTGAGCGAAGTGTTGCGGCGAAACAAGAGTCGCCGTGATCAAGCCAGCGCCGACATCCGGGCGTTTCTACTCGAAAGCGAGGACGTTCCGCAGCACGCCGACCCGAAGGGTCGTACCGCGACGAGGCCCCCGTTTCTCTTCGCCGCAGACGAGATGTCGCCAGAAGTGAAGTCAGTGATGGTCGAACGCGTCGCGCAGGCTCGAGCGGTCGAAGAACAGTATTGGTTGGACAACCCTCTTCAAGTGCAGACCCCTGTGGCGTCCGCTTCTCAGATTGCCAGAAGCATCAGCGTCCGCGATCAGCAGCATCTGCTTTTGAGATACGCGCTGGTTGGCAACGAAGGCGATGCGGAAATAGTCGCCTTCTGGTGGTACCGGGGCAAAGCGGGCGCAACGCCTCTGGGTCCCGACGCTGTGCAGCTCTCGAAGGAGTTTGCATCCGAAACTCTGCTCAAGCAGACGCGGCTCGTGATCCGCGGCGAGCACAACAGCATGGCGCCGAGCCTGGAGTATGCAAAGCGATTGTGGGACATGTTTCTCCTGCCGGCCATGAAGGAGATTTCCGCACTCGACGAAGCCAAACCGCAAGCTGCGAAACGACGCGTCACGCGGGTCACTATCTGCCTCGACTCAGGGCTTTATCACCTCCCACTGCAAATGGCCTGGGTTCCTACAGATCACTCAAATGCCCACAGCATAGACCTGGGAGTTGAATCGAAGTCTAAAGTTGGCGAACCTGAATCGGACGGGACCCCGCTCGGGCTTCTTTGTTACGTGGCCTTCACGTTGAACCTGTCATCTCATCT
This sequence is a window from Lacipirellula parvula. Protein-coding genes within it:
- a CDS encoding type IV secretory system conjugative DNA transfer family protein, whose product is MVLYCPVYIFNPFDQRGVAWDLAKDIDSIPVAETFAEYLIPKSSRASQPYFEDAPRLLLAAVLEVFIRVCPGRWTFRQLLLVMQSIERIEQVAAKNQDSYESVQAVLDKIGPRGHGNLLSTIVSKLRPYKTIAACWDGASASISVKRWLHEPSIIVLGNYEPARAEINRLASLFVDRLSKEILSSPENSDSRTWLYLDELTEAGELQGIDSLVLRARSKGCVSVLGFQDIGALYNVYGREQGEAFVAQCGNRLYLHLKSHETAQWASRSIGQRQAFVESDGHVGGAEYVVPPEHFYKASRSEPP
- a CDS encoding HAD-IC family P-type ATPase, with amino-acid sequence MITGDNRHVAKHVARQVGLASPSMLTGSEIRQLRDEAFLRRVDETNVFAEIEPNQKERIILALKQAGAVVGYLGDGINDATALHAADVGISVDQAVDVAKEAADIVLLQRDLNVLAAGIRAGRETFANTLKYVFMATSANFGNMFSMAGASLFLPFLPLLPQQILLLNLMTDFPEMAIANDHVDDELLAAPRRWDIAFIRRFMVVFGSISSIFDFITFGFLMAMGVSNELFRAAWFLESLVSACLVVLVVRTRRPCWQSLPGRWLSASNAVVILGAALLTCLPWASAAGFAPLPPKILLGISTIVVAYAGTVEVAKHGFYRWENRRRATS
- a CDS encoding putative toxin-antitoxin system toxin component, PIN family — encoded protein: MAGEPPQKERVIVVYDCMLFFRAAARPDRGSRLFQLIDARAVTLALSREIVVEIRDVLTRPEHLDKFPALTQAAVDFFLDHLLSLARFYPLVPSHYHLERDPKDTKYINLAIEAAADWLVSWDKDLLELSNNESPTGRDFSSKYPQLRIGTGEDFLRHLD
- a CDS encoding cation-translocating P-type ATPase; its protein translation is MSNGVIAEAYWVRPLDEQLRLLQSDRNGLSESLSRARYKARKTSHPARKQYRRLRLFLAQLKSPITILLLGAAALSVLAHDHADALMVLGIVMAGAFLSFWQENGAAGAMERLLALVSTKCVILREGRRVELPSDRVVPGDVIELTAGSTIPGDGLLIESRDLLVDEASLTGESFPVEKIPGVLPADTPLSQRNNTVFAGTHVVSGVGKALVVHVGNVTEFGRISRQLQRQPPETEFERGIRHLGNLLLEATTALLLVIFTVNVLCKRDVLESLMFALALAIGLTPQLLPAIISVNLAQGARRMAALKVIVRRLSSIENFGSMNVLCSDKTGTLTTGIVNVHSALDPLGRLCDATLRAATINAALQTGFRNPIDEAIRKRLSFDPSAYRKIGESPYDFIRKRLSVLVEFGGEYQLITKGAVDNVLSVCSRVRLRDGTCVELAVHEAEISRVYRELSEQGFRTLALAKRHYEKRVPQYGQAVELECDMVFVGFLVLEDPPKDGIVEAISRIDSLGSA
- a CDS encoding CHAT domain-containing protein, coding for MDVYRSAQFKNWIAGSARKHDQDKARKFYNELLDSPWNRGRFFAKQNLADMDRDGAQLVELCEEIEDEQRKNGGIDASDIERFNWTLQLAEQVLSGNLAHQDRLTRLQSSIIETISQVVSVATYMPVFEKRLRPRIRNLARQRLVKWREKMTSSTKLSSEAFDNLVDELERFAAREVSEVLRRNKSRRDQASADIRAFLLESEDVPQHADPKGRTATRPPFLFAADEMSPEVKSVMVERVAQARAVEEQYWLDNPLQVQTPVASASQIARSISVRDQQHLLLRYALVGNEGDAEIVAFWWYRGKAGATPLGPDAVQLSKEFASETLLKQTRLVIRGEHNSMAPSLEYAKRLWDMFLLPAMKEISALDEAKPQAAKRRVTRVTICLDSGLYHLPLQMAWVPTDHSNAHSIDLGVESKSKVGEPESDGTPLGLLCYVAFTLNLSSHLLDNRRSFGTCLANEDDDLVVLEHDAEGYFPACSPPLKEEVQHWHAINSRSRYYESAGEPDIASALNNRAEFLMFACHGHSDPELGPYLTLKERHLISHNLSYGAPLKGNKVLFLGACESSSASRESYGKLIGSFIAAGAGAVVGNPCSPLVPTVCHVAAGMFSQIRRAPNGCDLAAALLHAAREAYQQPNIHLDEDHELLLMATTHQLWL